In one window of Catellicoccus marimammalium M35/04/3 DNA:
- a CDS encoding DUF262 domain-containing protein, giving the protein MSKIEAHEETLKSYLQIENGSLFIPYSQRPYEWTEKQVKRLFEDLIILNNSNVEIHMLNFFTLSKENDNLSIFDGQQRTITTILFIGAIANIAKKEGFTKLGKEIVETYIKKTGSELEGNNDKLKILFDSNHKESESFLYSIIEDPNYTIDIDSIDSGSKNTVQSIEKNYHLLEKLIDDYLKDSNFNTLEDNSKKKFIISLFNDILTKTQLITIITENDSLAMAMFETLNNTGKQLENFFVLKNDIISTTDVEPIKELWENIEVSLDSINYNQFLTTFATILLGKVSKDNLLNKLYSIFPKKDVQKMKELLKLMDEGSINYRYICIPDTMYNNKKYTNTYEIEKFIKYSRAIDLFHIRQHFPILLAMFMHPSQYLLEDIIKVQKSILALTISKFYFCSEKANKIEKSFANLAHKIYTDKINTLEILENIKIEFPILNLLKNNIENFEVRRQNHKIKFLLRETYNHKYNKETVIKEDTKNIHYEHILPQTISSDSEWSKMFTVEEHERYYKYIGNGTLLLNSINASIKNSDFSIKKSKYLESSIIENQKLCLENDIWDKKAIERRTKSLAVDIIKYLNSLCNVYTDI; this is encoded by the coding sequence ATGTCAAAGATAGAAGCTCATGAAGAAACATTAAAAAGTTATTTGCAAATAGAAAATGGTTCATTATTCATTCCTTATTCTCAACGTCCTTATGAATGGACAGAGAAGCAGGTAAAGCGATTATTTGAAGATCTAATTATATTGAATAATTCAAATGTGGAAATACATATGTTGAATTTTTTTACCTTGTCAAAAGAAAATGATAATTTATCTATTTTTGATGGACAACAACGGACAATTACCACCATATTATTTATCGGAGCAATAGCTAATATTGCTAAAAAAGAAGGGTTTACAAAATTAGGAAAAGAAATCGTAGAAACATATATAAAGAAAACAGGAAGTGAATTGGAAGGAAATAATGATAAATTGAAAATTCTTTTTGATTCAAATCATAAAGAATCTGAATCATTTTTGTATTCTATCATCGAAGATCCTAATTATACTATAGATATCGACAGTATAGATTCAGGTTCTAAAAACACTGTACAGTCAATTGAAAAAAACTATCATTTATTAGAAAAACTTATCGATGATTATTTAAAAGATTCTAACTTTAATACTTTGGAAGATAATAGTAAGAAAAAATTTATCATTTCTCTTTTTAATGATATCCTTACTAAAACTCAATTGATAACAATAATAACAGAAAATGATAGTTTAGCAATGGCTATGTTTGAAACATTGAATAATACTGGAAAACAGTTGGAAAATTTTTTTGTTTTGAAGAATGATATTATTTCTACAACAGATGTAGAGCCAATAAAAGAACTTTGGGAAAATATAGAAGTTTCTTTGGATAGTATTAATTACAATCAATTTCTTACTACATTTGCAACTATTTTGTTAGGGAAAGTATCAAAGGATAATTTGTTGAATAAATTATATAGTATATTCCCAAAGAAAGATGTTCAAAAAATGAAAGAGTTATTGAAGTTGATGGATGAAGGATCTATTAATTATCGATATATATGTATTCCAGATACAATGTATAACAATAAAAAATATACTAATACTTATGAAATAGAAAAATTTATTAAATATTCTCGTGCAATTGATTTATTTCATATTCGACAACATTTTCCTATATTGCTAGCAATGTTTATGCATCCATCTCAATATTTACTAGAAGATATCATCAAAGTTCAAAAATCTATTTTAGCTCTAACTATAAGTAAATTTTATTTTTGTTCTGAAAAGGCTAATAAAATTGAAAAATCATTTGCTAACTTAGCTCATAAGATATATACAGATAAAATCAATACATTAGAAATATTAGAAAATATAAAAATAGAATTTCCTATTCTAAATTTATTAAAAAATAATATTGAAAATTTTGAGGTACGTAGGCAAAATCATAAAATAAAATTTTTATTAAGAGAAACTTATAATCATAAATATAATAAAGAAACGGTTATTAAAGAAGATACCAAAAACATTCATTATGAACATATATTACCTCAAACTATTAGTAGTGATAGTGAATGGAGTAAGATGTTTACTGTTGAAGAACATGAAAGATATTATAAGTATATAGGTAATGGTACGTTATTATTGAATTCTATTAATGCATCTATTAAGAATAGTGATTTTAGCATAAAAAAAAGTAAATATTTAGAAAGTAGCATTATTGAAAATCAAAAATTGTGTTTAGAAAATGATATATGGGATAAAAAAGCTATTGAAAGAAGAACAAAATCTTTAGCTGTAGATATTATCAAATACTTAAATTCTCTATGTAATGTTTATACAGATATATAA
- a CDS encoding glutamate decarboxylase gives MLYGKKNQEENPYLDPIFGSSLEGDPLPKYRLNQKGVEPRIASRVVQDQLVDEGNARQNLATFCQTYMEPEATELMAQTLSINAIDKSEYPRMTEIENRCVNIIGDLWHASEKEEFIGTSTVGSSEACMLAGIAMKFSWQQRAEAQGLDRTKQRPNLVISSGYQVCWEKFCTYWDIELREVPMDKEHLSLNMDTVMDYVDEYTIGIVGIMGITYSGRYDDLKTLDALVEKHNQESEFPVYIHVDAASGGFYTPFVEPEIPWDFRLKNVISINASGHKYGLVYPGIGWVLWRDKKYLPEKLIFNVSYLGGELPTMAINFSRSASQIIGQYYNFIRFGFDGYKEIHLRTHKVAMYIEKELKETGYFTMVNGAEHLPVLCYTLKEEIDVPWTLYDLSDHLRMRGWQVPTYPMSKNLQDLIVQRVVCRADLGMNEAIEFINDLKDSIKELNEAHLVDGSDVVKKKGTYGFTH, from the coding sequence ATGTTATATGGAAAAAAGAATCAGGAGGAAAATCCTTACTTAGATCCAATTTTTGGTTCTTCTCTTGAAGGAGATCCACTGCCAAAATATCGTTTGAATCAAAAAGGAGTAGAGCCACGCATCGCGTCTCGTGTAGTTCAAGACCAGTTAGTGGATGAAGGAAATGCTCGTCAAAATTTAGCAACCTTCTGCCAAACCTATATGGAACCAGAAGCTACAGAATTAATGGCACAAACCTTATCGATTAATGCGATTGATAAGTCTGAATATCCACGCATGACAGAGATTGAAAATCGTTGTGTGAATATTATTGGAGATTTGTGGCACGCTTCTGAAAAAGAAGAATTTATTGGAACTTCTACTGTCGGCTCTTCTGAAGCTTGTATGTTAGCAGGAATCGCGATGAAATTCTCTTGGCAACAACGAGCAGAAGCTCAAGGATTAGATCGAACAAAACAACGACCAAATCTTGTCATTTCTTCTGGTTATCAAGTTTGTTGGGAGAAATTTTGTACCTATTGGGATATTGAATTGCGTGAAGTTCCTATGGATAAAGAACATCTTTCTTTAAACATGGATACCGTGATGGATTATGTCGATGAATATACCATCGGGATTGTTGGCATTATGGGCATCACCTATAGTGGCCGCTATGACGATTTAAAAACATTGGATGCTTTAGTAGAAAAACATAACCAAGAAAGTGAGTTCCCGGTTTATATTCACGTCGATGCTGCCTCAGGAGGATTTTATACTCCTTTTGTAGAACCAGAAATTCCTTGGGACTTCCGTTTAAAAAATGTCATTTCTATTAATGCTTCAGGACATAAATATGGTTTAGTTTATCCTGGAATTGGCTGGGTATTATGGCGTGATAAAAAATATCTACCAGAAAAATTGATCTTTAATGTTAGTTACCTTGGTGGTGAACTTCCTACGATGGCAATTAACTTCTCTCGTAGTGCCTCACAAATTATTGGACAGTATTATAATTTCATTCGTTTTGGCTTTGATGGTTATAAAGAAATCCATTTACGTACGCATAAAGTCGCGATGTATATCGAAAAAGAATTGAAAGAAACTGGATACTTCACCATGGTAAATGGTGCCGAACACTTACCTGTTCTTTGTTATACATTAAAAGAAGAGATTGATGTTCCTTGGACGTTATATGATTTATCTGATCATTTACGTATGCGTGGTTGGCAAGTCCCTACCTATCCAATGTCTAAAAATTTACAAGATTTAATTGTTCAACGTGTCGTCTGTCGTGCCGACCTTGGAATGAATGAGGCCATTGAATTTATCAATGACTTGAAAGATAGTATTAAAGAATTGAATGAAGCTCATCTTGTCGATGGTTCTGATGTGGTGAAAAAGAAAGGAACTTATGGCTTCACTCATTAA
- a CDS encoding C40 family peptidase — translation MKKKWIMNTSILLAVSSVGITEVCAAATKPADAKATQISKVKAALSTAQQKVVDVAKKQVGVKYAANGNTPETGFDCSGLVQYVYKTALNMNVGRSVSEQATKGTAVTMKDIQPGDMVFFNNNTYNGVYVGDNQVIATSGTSKVKTMDLKNLGTPSSIRRVIKGDTSTSEATELKDTYVSVINNSDYTYKDLTLKTKKANLADYYHTTLKAKRYYTIDGVKYYSVYNNKDKWLGYLSEKNMEVAPDQGGIYYSVKRNAKVVKKDYDLWKDLTFKKKRGNTDNLYQQVLFVKGEYHHFNGATYASLYNKENKWLGYVNDHAISYTKGTLDKYKNYKKYVSITKKGFNIYRDKELTKVKTISDKLYQKTYFAKGYYTSTNNDRFLSLYDNDNKWVGYIDEKATTLGHNGGKTMEGAPIAVAATGTINGRDYVLWKDFTFNNIQSTTKKWANKEVYLKDKFQCADGSVYYAVYSQKDGDFLGYLTDKAITLKK, via the coding sequence ATGAAGAAAAAATGGATTATGAATACTTCTATTTTATTGGCAGTTTCTAGCGTAGGAATCACTGAAGTTTGTGCTGCAGCTACAAAACCTGCAGATGCAAAAGCAACACAAATTTCTAAAGTAAAAGCAGCGTTATCTACAGCTCAACAAAAAGTAGTAGATGTAGCTAAAAAACAAGTTGGTGTGAAATATGCTGCGAATGGAAATACTCCAGAAACAGGTTTTGACTGCTCTGGACTTGTTCAATATGTATACAAAACAGCCTTGAATATGAATGTTGGTCGTTCTGTGAGTGAACAAGCCACTAAAGGTACAGCAGTTACGATGAAAGATATCCAACCTGGAGATATGGTCTTCTTCAATAATAATACTTATAACGGTGTTTATGTTGGAGATAATCAAGTCATCGCCACAAGTGGTACTTCTAAAGTAAAAACTATGGATCTGAAAAATTTAGGTACTCCTTCTTCTATTCGTCGAGTAATCAAAGGAGATACTTCAACTTCTGAAGCGACAGAATTGAAAGATACTTATGTTTCTGTAATTAACAATTCTGACTACACATATAAAGATTTAACATTAAAAACTAAAAAAGCGAATTTAGCAGATTATTACCATACAACATTAAAAGCAAAACGTTACTACACAATTGATGGTGTGAAATATTACTCTGTTTATAACAACAAAGATAAATGGTTAGGCTATCTTTCTGAAAAAAATATGGAAGTTGCGCCAGACCAAGGGGGTATTTATTACTCTGTAAAACGCAATGCTAAAGTTGTGAAAAAAGATTATGATCTATGGAAAGATTTAACATTTAAAAAGAAACGTGGTAATACCGATAACCTATATCAACAAGTACTTTTTGTAAAAGGTGAATATCACCACTTCAACGGAGCGACTTACGCTTCCCTTTATAACAAAGAAAATAAATGGTTAGGTTATGTCAATGACCATGCGATTTCTTATACAAAAGGAACCTTAGATAAATACAAAAATTATAAAAAATATGTTTCTATTACGAAAAAAGGATTCAATATTTATCGTGACAAAGAATTAACGAAAGTAAAAACGATTTCTGATAAACTATATCAAAAAACATATTTCGCAAAAGGATACTACACTTCTACAAACAATGATCGTTTCTTAAGTCTTTATGACAACGATAATAAATGGGTTGGCTATATCGATGAAAAAGCAACTACTTTAGGTCATAATGGTGGAAAAACAATGGAAGGTGCACCAATTGCGGTCGCAGCTACAGGAACTATCAATGGCCGAGACTATGTTTTATGGAAAGATTTCACTTTCAATAATATTCAAAGCACAACTAAAAAATGGGCCAATAAAGAAGTCTATCTAAAAGATAAATTCCAATGTGCAGATGGTAGTGTATACTATGCAGTGTACAGCCAAAAAGATGGCGATTTCTTAGGTTATCTTACAGATAAAGCTATTACATTAAAAAAATAA
- a CDS encoding type I restriction-modification system subunit M, which translates to MQIQVTMIWNIVNILRSGYKAHEYEKVILSMTIIKRFHDVLRSTCDVVIETSRKTEKFANEMCQKMLNKAFGYDFNNISSFTFETLLSNPTYIEENFRSYLNKFSDNVQDVLSNFEFDKEISKLVSENMLFYMIKGFNKSSSYFGSKAVISTDMGYIFEELIRKFFESYEADGGEYFTSRDIIYSMTNLLLVDKKEVLQDDSITTTIYDQTMGTGQMLGAMTERIHHLNYHL; encoded by the coding sequence GTGCAAATTCAAGTTACTATGATTTGGAATATTGTAAATATTTTACGTAGTGGTTATAAAGCTCATGAATATGAAAAAGTTATTTTATCAATGACAATTATTAAACGTTTTCACGATGTATTACGATCCACATGTGATGTAGTCATAGAAACGAGTAGAAAAACAGAAAAATTTGCTAATGAGATGTGTCAGAAAATGCTAAACAAAGCATTTGGATATGATTTTAATAATATTAGTTCATTTACATTTGAAACATTATTATCCAATCCAACCTATATTGAGGAGAATTTTCGTTCTTATTTAAACAAATTCTCTGATAATGTTCAAGATGTACTATCAAATTTTGAATTTGATAAAGAGATTAGTAAGTTAGTTTCAGAAAATATGCTATTTTATATGATTAAAGGATTTAATAAATCATCATCTTATTTTGGATCTAAAGCAGTTATTAGTACCGATATGGGATATATTTTTGAGGAATTAATACGGAAATTCTTTGAAAGTTATGAAGCTGATGGAGGAGAATATTTCACCAGTCGTGACATTATCTACTCGATGACCAATTTATTACTAGTGGATAAGAAAGAAGTGCTTCAAGATGATAGTATTACGACAACGATATATGATCAAACAATGGGAACAGGACAAATGTTAGGCGCGATGACTGAACGTATTCATCATTTAAATTATCACTTATGA
- a CDS encoding CPBP family intramembrane glutamic endopeptidase, which translates to MKEKGFLQTPTFKIIAFTIAYLCLGYTLAPLSSQFYQQTFHCSMMDAEMFRQYGFFGFHFLCLILGILIFRKTLKLDMTRFKEKIWSNMGKIVLTFILMLVGSMVFSFIQSDNQAAVDSLAKVGSPLSNFLFMITVGIIGPMNEELLFREVIIGQLGTKLPKWILVIASSILFGLIHITSLDQLPQALPYIWNGLMLSLLYVRSKDNVLLSSGAHMLNNIVGMLV; encoded by the coding sequence ATGAAAGAAAAAGGATTTTTACAAACCCCAACATTTAAAATTATTGCATTTACAATTGCTTATCTTTGTTTAGGCTATACACTTGCTCCATTATCGAGCCAATTTTATCAACAAACCTTCCATTGTTCGATGATGGATGCAGAAATGTTCCGCCAGTATGGATTCTTTGGTTTCCATTTTCTATGTTTGATTTTGGGAATTCTTATTTTTAGAAAAACACTGAAATTAGATATGACTCGCTTCAAAGAAAAAATTTGGAGCAATATGGGGAAAATCGTACTTACTTTCATTTTAATGTTAGTTGGTTCTATGGTTTTCTCATTCATTCAAAGTGATAATCAAGCAGCGGTAGATTCTTTAGCTAAAGTAGGTAGTCCTTTATCTAACTTCTTATTTATGATTACGGTTGGAATTATTGGACCGATGAACGAAGAATTATTATTCCGTGAAGTGATTATTGGTCAATTAGGTACAAAATTACCAAAATGGATTCTGGTCATCGCTTCTTCTATTCTATTTGGCTTGATTCATATCACTTCTCTTGATCAATTACCACAAGCCTTACCATATATTTGGAACGGATTAATGTTGAGTTTATTATATGTTCGTAGTAAAGATAATGTCCTATTATCTTCAGGAGCACATATGTTAAATAATATTGTTGGTATGCTCGTATAA
- a CDS encoding C40 family peptidase, giving the protein MFKKILLFSTILSTIGISNISIVNAKENQSTIVNDCSINFNSEWSKAKKEGYTKEQFNNIMSIPKQPIINSHNLMEKREMLSPQQSSVLNTAKKYLGVPYVWGGTSPSGFDCSGLVQYVYKEAINLSLPRVTTEQEKCGKDVSLNNLKVGDLLFWGDKNNTYHVAIYVGNGQYIHAPQPGETVKYGEIKYWKPDFARRVLPESSLSPIRCDNFMTIISNNTDCYTDKTLTKVKQSSKNLYQKTLHATNYIINNDGKKYYELYNNKKEFQGYLCESALKISDYGSAGSFISDDYYIKIHPKGNNAKIWKDLELKNSIGTAQDHVNEIYHVKGHYNNFNGYTYLSLYDSNDKWFGYVNRLDCLEVSSVLNDHHSYKKYGTIINTGFNIYKDTMLKKAISSTNKYLNKTVYIRGYYDAYDNHRYMSIFEEDKSDLDDGLKWIGYVDSDALKLSDLEGDSKEGVPFKQKPNTLVSVQKDNIAIWKDLNFTQQLGVIEKNHWYEIKNKYHHFNNDWYASIYDVNRQNGERTFIGYANMDALKIEEYNFGEYHPLKKMVIVAKKDTKYGLYTHQSLSADCMINNSLNMAGNTYYAQGYYDRIPTEDNKKGGRFYSIRESKDGKWLGYMRSTAFEPIK; this is encoded by the coding sequence ATGTTTAAGAAAATATTATTGTTTTCTACAATATTATCTACAATAGGAATTAGTAATATTAGCATAGTTAATGCTAAAGAAAATCAAAGTACAATAGTAAATGATTGTAGTATTAATTTTAATAGCGAATGGTCTAAAGCTAAAAAAGAGGGATATACTAAGGAACAATTTAATAACATTATGTCTATTCCTAAACAACCTATTATTAATAGTCATAATTTAATGGAAAAGAGAGAAATGTTGAGTCCACAACAATCATCCGTTCTTAATACTGCTAAAAAATATTTAGGGGTTCCTTATGTTTGGGGAGGAACTAGTCCTTCTGGATTTGACTGTTCTGGACTTGTACAATATGTATATAAAGAAGCTATTAATTTATCTCTTCCTCGTGTTACAACAGAGCAAGAGAAGTGTGGTAAAGATGTTTCTTTAAATAATTTAAAAGTTGGAGATTTATTATTTTGGGGTGACAAGAACAATACATATCATGTAGCTATTTATGTTGGAAATGGACAATATATACATGCTCCACAACCAGGAGAAACTGTCAAATATGGAGAAATAAAATATTGGAAACCAGATTTTGCCAGACGTGTATTACCAGAATCTTCTTTAAGCCCAATACGTTGCGATAATTTTATGACAATTATTAGTAATAATACTGATTGTTATACAGATAAAACTTTAACTAAAGTAAAACAAAGTAGTAAAAATCTATATCAAAAGACATTACATGCTACCAATTATATAATAAATAATGATGGTAAAAAATATTATGAATTATATAATAATAAAAAAGAATTTCAGGGATATTTATGCGAAAGTGCATTAAAAATAAGCGACTATGGATCAGCAGGCAGTTTTATTTCAGATGATTATTATATTAAAATTCATCCAAAAGGAAATAATGCTAAGATTTGGAAAGATTTAGAATTAAAGAATTCTATTGGTACAGCTCAAGATCACGTTAATGAAATTTATCATGTAAAAGGACATTATAATAATTTTAATGGATATACTTATTTAAGTTTATATGATTCAAATGATAAATGGTTTGGATATGTTAATCGCCTGGATTGTTTAGAGGTTTCTAGTGTCTTAAATGATCATCATTCATATAAGAAATATGGAACCATTATAAATACAGGATTTAATATATACAAAGATACTATGCTAAAAAAAGCTATTTCTAGTACGAATAAATATTTAAATAAGACAGTATACATTCGTGGATACTATGATGCTTATGACAATCATAGATATATGAGTATATTTGAAGAAGATAAATCTGATCTTGATGATGGATTAAAATGGATTGGATATGTGGATTCAGATGCTTTAAAATTATCTGATCTTGAAGGTGATTCAAAAGAAGGAGTACCATTTAAACAAAAACCAAATACCTTAGTATCAGTTCAAAAAGATAATATAGCAATTTGGAAAGATTTAAATTTCACTCAACAATTAGGAGTGATAGAAAAAAATCATTGGTATGAAATTAAAAATAAATATCACCATTTTAATAATGATTGGTATGCTTCGATATATGATGTTAATCGTCAAAATGGAGAAAGAACTTTCATTGGGTATGCAAATATGGATGCATTAAAAATTGAGGAATATAATTTTGGAGAATATCATCCATTGAAAAAGATGGTTATAGTGGCAAAAAAAGATACTAAATATGGTTTATATACTCATCAATCATTGAGTGCAGATTGTATGATTAATAATTCTTTAAATATGGCTGGAAACACATACTACGCTCAAGGATATTATGATCGAATTCCTACAGAAGATAATAAAAAAGGTGGTCGTTTTTACTCTATAAGAGAATCTAAAGACGGAAAATGGTTAGGATATATGAGATCAACGGCATTTGAGCCTATTAAGTAA
- a CDS encoding DUF5662 family protein — protein sequence MTSTLWNHLKTITHHRHLVMKNCFRCGLYKRGLLHDLSKYSPQELYVHRYWTGTHSPIHQDKVEHGGCSKAWLHHKGHNAHHLEYWLDNSKEGTIAQPMTDEYLVELLCDRIGASKNYLKDKYTDASPYEYNEKTKHTILTHLKTAQQIHDALYYLKEVGEDQFFKTVREELKRKKKIKK from the coding sequence ATGACATCAACATTATGGAATCATTTAAAAACAATTACTCATCACCGACATTTAGTAATGAAAAATTGTTTCCGCTGTGGTTTATATAAAAGAGGTTTATTACATGATTTATCCAAATATTCGCCTCAAGAATTATACGTTCATCGTTATTGGACAGGAACTCATTCGCCAATTCATCAAGATAAGGTGGAACATGGAGGATGTTCAAAAGCATGGCTTCATCATAAAGGACATAATGCCCATCATTTAGAATATTGGTTAGATAATAGTAAAGAAGGAACTATTGCACAGCCGATGACAGATGAATATCTAGTGGAATTACTATGTGATCGCATTGGTGCTAGCAAAAATTATCTAAAAGACAAATACACGGACGCTTCGCCTTATGAATACAACGAGAAAACAAAACATACGATATTAACCCATCTCAAAACTGCACAACAAATTCATGATGCTTTATACTATTTAAAAGAAGTAGGGGAAGACCAATTCTTTAAAACTGTTCGAGAAGAATTAAAACGAAAGAAAAAGATTAAAAAATAG
- a CDS encoding NCS2 family permease, with protein MFEKLFKLRENHTSVKREVIAGITTFLSAGYILAVIPNILSQAGMNRTSVVVTTAIVSALCSFAMGFFANYPITLGPGIGTAALFAFTVVPQLGSWQAGLAAVFLSGILFFIISLTGLRKIIIDAIPEPLKYAIGIGIGFFIMFIGLKNSNIIVADPNNFVKLGNFTKPTVLLALIGILITIALLARGVPLAIFWGMIATIIIGLCMGAMGFSGMPSFPSHFGVDFRLDEMGGFIQGLPDLFHSIPNLILVLFSFLFIDFFDTTGTLLTVNQRLKVANPNLGEENMHKALLVDSAANIFGSTIGVSSMATLIESTSGIEVGGRTGLTSIVSGLLFGLSLYIAPFINSLVTPAVTAPALVAVGILMSQDLIRIQWDHILYAACCLLTILTMVLSFSISNGIAVGFITYSFVALVVGDGKKVHPMIWILDVIFILNFYLMNL; from the coding sequence ATGTTTGAAAAACTATTCAAATTAAGAGAGAATCATACCTCTGTGAAAAGGGAAGTCATCGCGGGAATTACCACCTTTCTTTCTGCAGGCTATATCTTAGCGGTGATTCCTAACATTCTTTCTCAAGCAGGGATGAATCGAACTTCGGTGGTTGTAACGACTGCGATTGTTTCAGCCTTATGTTCTTTTGCGATGGGATTCTTTGCAAATTATCCAATCACATTAGGGCCAGGAATTGGTACTGCTGCTTTATTTGCTTTTACTGTAGTGCCTCAATTAGGCAGTTGGCAAGCAGGACTAGCAGCTGTCTTTTTATCTGGTATTTTATTCTTTATTATTTCTTTGACTGGACTGCGTAAAATCATCATTGATGCAATTCCTGAACCGTTAAAATATGCGATTGGAATTGGAATTGGCTTTTTCATCATGTTCATCGGATTAAAAAATTCAAATATCATCGTAGCTGATCCAAATAATTTTGTAAAACTAGGGAATTTCACAAAACCAACAGTATTATTAGCTTTGATTGGAATTTTAATTACTATTGCTTTATTAGCTCGTGGTGTTCCTTTAGCTATCTTTTGGGGAATGATTGCAACGATTATCATAGGACTTTGCATGGGAGCGATGGGATTTTCTGGTATGCCTTCTTTTCCAAGTCATTTTGGCGTAGATTTTCGTTTAGATGAAATGGGTGGATTTATCCAAGGATTACCTGATTTATTCCATTCGATTCCTAATTTGATTTTAGTTTTATTTTCTTTTTTATTTATTGACTTTTTTGATACAACAGGAACATTACTAACCGTCAATCAACGTTTGAAAGTTGCGAATCCTAATTTAGGAGAAGAAAATATGCATAAGGCATTATTAGTAGATTCAGCAGCGAATATTTTTGGGAGTACAATAGGCGTTAGTAGTATGGCAACCTTGATTGAAAGTACAAGTGGAATTGAAGTAGGGGGACGTACTGGTCTAACTTCTATTGTTTCTGGATTATTATTTGGGCTATCTTTATATATTGCGCCATTTATTAATAGTCTAGTTACTCCTGCGGTAACAGCACCCGCACTAGTAGCTGTGGGGATTTTGATGAGTCAAGATTTAATTCGTATTCAATGGGATCATATTTTATATGCGGCTTGTTGTTTATTAACGATTTTGACGATGGTACTAAGTTTCTCTATTAGTAATGGAATTGCAGTAGGGTTTATTACTTATAGTTTTGTCGCTCTTGTTGTTGGAGATGGGAAAAAAGTCCATCCAATGATTTGGATTTTAGATGTTATTTTCATCTTGAACTTTTACTTAATGAACTTATAA